Proteins encoded in a region of the Ziziphus jujuba cultivar Dongzao chromosome 3, ASM3175591v1 genome:
- the LOC125423636 gene encoding peptide methionine sulfoxide reductase B5 produces the protein MAAAVPVQKTEEEWRAILSPEQFWILRQKGTEEKGTGKYDKFYEEGVYNCAGCGTPLYKSTTKFDSGCGWPAFFEGLPGAINRSPDPDGRRTEITCAACGGHLGHVFKGEGFKTPTDERHCVNSVSIKFIQANASL, from the exons ATGGCTGCAGCAGTACCGGTTCAGAAAACAGAGGAAGAATGGCGAGCTATTCTCTCCCCTGAACAGTTTTGGATTCTTCGTCAAAAAGGAACAGA AGAGAAAGGAACTGGGAAATATGACAAATTCTATGAAGAAGGGGTTTATAACTGTGCTGGATGTGGAACACCACTTTATAAGTCTACTACCAAATTCGACTCTGGCTGTGGTTGGCCTGCATTTTTTGAGGGTCTGCCTGGAGCTATAAATCGCTCT CCAGACCCAGATGGGAGAAGAACAGAGATAACTTGTGCAGCTTGTGGTGGGCACTTAGGCCATGTTTTTAAAGGGGAAGGGTTCAAAACTCCAACAGATGAACGCCACTGTGTCAACAGCGTTTCCATCAAGTTTATTCAGGCGAATGCTTCACTTTGA
- the LOC107423356 gene encoding uncharacterized protein LOC107423356 — MVIILSRSNMGQKITKMDQDRTGEKAEEKDQSPPPSQMDQDRTGEKVVEQNQSQLPTLHRTDADDEDENVKQLDECSSIYLSLQDCLVNKDRNWKACQKEVQALRLCNERRNKDKAK, encoded by the exons ATGGTTATAATTCTTAGTAGATCAAATATGGGTCAGAAAATCACAAAAATGGACCAAGACCGAACCGGAGAGAAAGCTGAAGAAAAGGACCAGTCGCCGCCACCTTCTCAAATGGACCAAGATCGAACCGGAGAGAAGGTTGTGGAACAGAACCAGTCACAGCTACCTACTCTTCACCGTACCGACGCAGACGATGAAGATGAAAATGTCAAACAGCTCGATGAATGCTCTTCTATCTACCTTTCCTTGCAG GATTGTCTTGTAAATAAGGACAGAAATTGGAAAGCTTGCCAAAAGG AAGTTCAGGCTTTGAGGTTATGCAATGAGAGGAGGAATAAAGACAAAGCGAAGTGA